In the genome of Flexistipes sinusarabici DSM 4947, one region contains:
- the purS gene encoding phosphoribosylformylglycinamidine synthase subunit PurS, translated as MKVKVEVRFKEGVLDPEGQTILNTLNRKGYDFVSDVRVGKVIELEVEDGIERYEQKIEEICHSILANPIIEDYRIIY; from the coding sequence ATGAAAGTCAAGGTTGAAGTGAGATTTAAAGAGGGAGTTCTTGACCCGGAAGGTCAGACTATTCTGAATACTTTGAACAGAAAGGGTTATGATTTTGTCAGCGATGTCAGGGTTGGCAAAGTTATCGAGCTGGAAGTCGAAGACGGTATTGAAAGGTATGAGCAAAAAATAGAAGAAATCTGTCATTCCATTCTGGCCAATCCGATAATAGAAGACTACAGAATAATTTATTAA
- the purL gene encoding phosphoribosylformylglycinamidine synthase subunit PurL: MGVYEKFKYPGVNLKVAMEMGLKEDEYKNACDILGREPNYIELGVITAMWSEHCSYKSSKKHLKKFPTEAEWVVQGPGENAGIIEVDGDICACFKVESHNHPSYIEPYQGAATGVGGILRDVFTMGARPVCAMNSLRFGPLNNDESVHLLEGVVSGIAGYGNCFGVPTVGGEIYFHETYQKNPLVNAFALGLVDRDKIFYAKAEGKGNPIIYVGAKTGKDGIHGATMASEEFSEESESKRPNVQIGDPFKEKLLLEACLELMQTDYIVGIQDMGAAGLSSSSFEMASKSDTGVELDLEKVPVRETGMTPYEIMLSESQERMLLIAKKGYESKVKEIFDKWDLDAEVIGKVTDDGFVRLNWNGEEVANLPAKSLADDAPVYDRKYAEPENQSQIKNFDLSSVDDPGGYPAILARMLSNPNIASKKWVYRQYDHMVQTNTVFLPGSDSALLRVKGSNKGIAVSSDCNGRYCFVDPYEGGKAAVLESALNVAVSGARPKAVSDCLNFGNPEKEGVMWQFVRSTDGMSEACKILNTPVVSGNVSFYNETESKAILPTPTVVMVGVLDDINKRIPSFFNKRGSNIIVAGNFNPKIDASEYLYKIHNKLEGSVGEVDLKLGLRLIDFLAEAAEKGLILSAHDVSDGGLCVCLAEMCFHKGIGASIDISRDIRTDELLFGESMPLVLLEVDDLHLKGVENLLENNNILFEKLGKTNGDLLTIRHNGHLVIDEKVEAAAEVYNESLGELMQ; encoded by the coding sequence ATGGGAGTCTACGAAAAATTTAAATATCCCGGCGTTAATCTGAAAGTTGCCATGGAAATGGGACTTAAAGAGGATGAGTATAAAAATGCCTGTGATATATTGGGTCGTGAACCGAATTATATAGAGCTGGGTGTTATTACTGCTATGTGGAGTGAGCACTGCAGTTACAAAAGCAGCAAAAAACATCTGAAAAAATTTCCAACAGAAGCTGAGTGGGTTGTTCAGGGTCCCGGTGAAAATGCCGGTATTATTGAAGTTGACGGTGATATTTGTGCCTGTTTTAAAGTGGAAAGTCACAACCATCCTTCCTACATAGAGCCATACCAGGGTGCAGCTACCGGAGTGGGAGGAATACTACGGGATGTCTTTACAATGGGTGCAAGGCCGGTGTGCGCAATGAATTCACTGAGATTCGGCCCTTTGAATAATGACGAGAGTGTACATTTGTTGGAAGGTGTAGTTTCAGGGATAGCCGGATATGGCAACTGTTTTGGCGTTCCGACTGTCGGCGGTGAAATATACTTTCATGAAACTTATCAAAAAAATCCCCTTGTCAACGCTTTTGCCTTGGGGCTTGTGGATAGAGATAAAATTTTCTATGCAAAGGCAGAAGGTAAGGGTAATCCCATTATATATGTCGGGGCAAAAACAGGTAAAGACGGTATTCATGGAGCCACCATGGCGAGTGAGGAATTCAGCGAGGAGAGTGAATCGAAAAGGCCTAATGTGCAAATTGGCGACCCTTTCAAGGAAAAACTTCTTCTGGAGGCCTGTCTGGAACTTATGCAGACAGATTATATAGTGGGGATTCAGGATATGGGAGCGGCAGGTCTGAGCAGTTCCTCTTTTGAGATGGCTTCCAAATCGGATACAGGTGTTGAACTGGACCTTGAAAAAGTTCCTGTGAGAGAAACAGGCATGACACCCTATGAAATAATGCTGTCAGAATCTCAGGAGAGAATGCTGCTGATTGCTAAGAAAGGTTATGAAAGTAAAGTCAAAGAAATTTTCGACAAATGGGATTTGGATGCCGAGGTTATAGGCAAGGTAACAGATGACGGTTTCGTCCGATTGAACTGGAACGGCGAGGAAGTGGCAAATCTGCCGGCTAAATCTTTGGCGGATGATGCTCCTGTTTATGATAGAAAATATGCCGAGCCTGAAAATCAGAGTCAAATAAAGAATTTTGATTTGAGTTCGGTCGATGATCCGGGAGGCTACCCTGCAATTCTGGCCAGAATGCTGTCTAATCCCAATATTGCATCAAAAAAATGGGTTTACAGACAGTATGATCATATGGTTCAGACAAATACGGTTTTTTTGCCCGGTTCAGATTCAGCACTGTTGAGAGTAAAGGGGAGCAATAAGGGGATAGCAGTTTCTTCTGACTGTAACGGAAGATACTGTTTTGTGGATCCTTATGAGGGGGGGAAAGCTGCCGTACTAGAAAGTGCACTTAATGTAGCGGTATCCGGAGCCCGGCCGAAAGCAGTCAGTGATTGTCTGAATTTCGGCAATCCTGAAAAAGAAGGGGTAATGTGGCAGTTTGTAAGATCAACGGATGGCATGAGCGAAGCCTGCAAAATACTGAATACACCGGTGGTAAGCGGAAATGTTAGTTTCTATAATGAAACGGAATCAAAAGCAATTTTACCCACCCCTACAGTTGTGATGGTTGGGGTTTTGGACGATATAAATAAAAGAATCCCATCTTTTTTCAATAAAAGAGGCAGTAATATTATTGTTGCAGGGAATTTTAACCCTAAGATAGATGCAAGTGAATACCTGTATAAGATTCATAACAAACTTGAGGGAAGTGTAGGTGAAGTTGATCTAAAGCTTGGTTTGAGATTAATTGATTTTTTAGCAGAAGCAGCAGAAAAGGGTCTTATTTTATCAGCACACGATGTTTCTGATGGCGGCTTGTGTGTTTGTCTGGCTGAAATGTGTTTTCACAAAGGGATCGGTGCCAGTATAGATATTAGCAGAGACATACGCACAGATGAGTTGCTGTTTGGGGAAAGTATGCCTTTGGTTTTACTGGAAGTGGACGATTTGCATTTAAAAGGGGTTGAAAATTTACTCGAAAATAATAATATTCTTTTCGAAAAACTCGGTAAGACAAACGGTGATTTGCTTACAATCCGTCATAACGGTCATCTCGTGATCGATGAGAAAGTTGAAGCTGCAGCAGAGGTTTATAATGAGTCTCTCGGAGAATTAATGCAATGA
- the purQ gene encoding phosphoribosylformylglycinamidine synthase subunit PurQ, which translates to MKAGVVVFPGSNCDHDCYYALNSILGINTEYIWHKEGSVKGFDLLVLPGGFSYGDYLRCGAIAKHSPVVDAVVDFAEKGGHVLGICNGFQVLTESGLLPGALIRNKNLKFICEYVSVIVENAKTGFTSYYNDGEILNIPIAHMDGNYYIDEKGLNDLLENEQVVFRYCDADGGISEEDNPNGSVYNIAGVINKKGNIMGMMPHPERCCEPLLGGNHGYYLFESIKNFLKGA; encoded by the coding sequence ATGAAAGCAGGGGTTGTTGTCTTTCCCGGTTCCAATTGTGACCATGACTGTTATTATGCCCTAAACAGCATACTCGGGATTAATACTGAATATATATGGCATAAAGAAGGCAGTGTAAAAGGCTTTGATCTTCTCGTATTACCCGGCGGATTTTCGTATGGTGACTATCTTAGATGCGGAGCTATAGCAAAGCATTCTCCTGTAGTGGATGCAGTGGTTGATTTTGCAGAGAAAGGCGGCCATGTTCTGGGGATATGCAATGGTTTTCAGGTTCTTACAGAATCGGGACTGTTGCCGGGAGCTTTGATCAGAAATAAAAATCTTAAATTTATCTGTGAATATGTCAGCGTGATTGTGGAAAATGCGAAAACGGGGTTTACATCCTACTATAATGACGGAGAAATACTGAATATCCCCATTGCTCATATGGACGGCAATTATTACATTGATGAAAAGGGGCTGAATGACCTGCTGGAAAATGAGCAGGTGGTTTTCAGGTACTGCGATGCAGACGGGGGGATCAGTGAAGAGGATAATCCTAACGGCTCCGTTTATAATATTGCCGGTGTAATAAATAAAAAAGGCAATATAATGGGGATGATGCCGCATCCGGAAAGATGCTGTGAGCCTTTGTTGGGGGGCAATCACGGCTATTATCTGTTTGAATCGATAAAAAATTTTCTTAAAGGTGCATAA
- a CDS encoding O-methyltransferase — protein MQSELMYPFLENFLNSYESIDIEKIYSYSLNNKIPAVDKSVGEVLRFLVQLKNPENILELGCGAGVATKYLLFSDKIKLTAVDYNADRLGKAKEHFSPSDNVEFVFDKAENFLNKTEDYYDFVFVDTIKREYPGIWHMIRRKLKNNALVIFDDILLYGYTLFEDAEIPGRYIQSVKELRNFINEIKCRYPSNSSVIPIGNGLLLINHEKC, from the coding sequence ATGCAGAGCGAATTGATGTATCCTTTTCTTGAAAATTTTCTAAACTCATATGAATCGATAGATATCGAGAAAATATACTCTTATTCCCTAAATAATAAAATACCGGCTGTCGATAAGAGTGTGGGAGAGGTTTTACGTTTTCTGGTTCAGCTTAAGAATCCGGAAAATATTCTGGAGCTTGGATGCGGAGCCGGAGTGGCTACCAAATACCTGCTGTTTAGTGACAAAATAAAGCTTACCGCAGTTGACTACAATGCCGACAGGCTGGGAAAGGCAAAGGAGCATTTCAGCCCTTCGGATAATGTGGAGTTTGTTTTTGATAAGGCTGAAAATTTTCTTAACAAAACTGAAGATTATTACGATTTTGTTTTTGTTGATACAATAAAAAGGGAGTATCCAGGCATCTGGCATATGATCCGTAGAAAACTGAAAAACAACGCTTTGGTGATCTTTGATGATATATTGCTTTATGGATACACACTTTTTGAAGATGCTGAAATCCCCGGCAGATATATCCAGTCAGTAAAGGAATTGAGAAATTTTATAAATGAGATTAAGTGCAGGTATCCATCAAATTCTTCTGTTATTCCAATCGGAAACGGTTTATTATTGATAAATCATGAAAAATGTTGA
- a CDS encoding peptidase U32 family protein, with protein MKNVELLSPAGNFEKLRTAVNFGADAVYLSGKNFGLRAKAANFEISELEDALSYLHSAGKKGYVTANIYPRNDDFEDLKSYIGVLAEINADAVIISDPGILHLIKQSGINIPVHISTQSNTVNYMSVKFWEDMGASRVILARELSKEEIGFICKNTGTEIEMFVHGAMCISHSGRCVLSNYFTGKDANRGECTHPCRWNYYLVEKTRPGEYLPVVESDEGTFIYNSRDLCLLEYIDEIVNLGVASLKIEGRMKSAMYTGVVTGVYRQALDKALRGEQLVPEKWMPLLESVSNRGYTTGFFCSKADEQSMNYSTSSYYRNCDFIGVVTDFDGETIKFICKTKLEKNENIHFLDTDMREIPYQVQKIYDDRMNECESTKPNFGYYLPVNESISEGALVRRYK; from the coding sequence ATGAAAAATGTTGAGTTATTAAGTCCTGCCGGCAATTTCGAAAAGCTGCGGACAGCTGTGAATTTCGGAGCGGATGCCGTTTATCTTTCGGGGAAAAATTTCGGTCTGCGGGCTAAAGCTGCTAACTTCGAAATTTCTGAGCTCGAGGATGCATTAAGCTATCTGCATTCTGCAGGCAAAAAAGGGTATGTAACAGCCAACATATACCCCCGGAATGATGATTTTGAAGATTTAAAATCCTACATCGGGGTTTTAGCCGAAATAAATGCTGATGCTGTAATAATAAGTGATCCGGGAATTTTGCATTTAATAAAACAATCCGGGATCAATATACCTGTTCATATCAGCACCCAGAGCAATACTGTAAACTATATGTCCGTTAAGTTTTGGGAAGATATGGGAGCTTCACGGGTTATACTTGCAAGGGAACTTAGTAAGGAGGAGATTGGCTTTATCTGTAAAAATACCGGCACTGAAATAGAAATGTTTGTTCACGGAGCTATGTGCATTTCCCATTCCGGCCGATGTGTCCTCAGTAATTATTTTACCGGTAAAGACGCTAACCGCGGTGAGTGCACCCATCCGTGCAGGTGGAACTATTATCTTGTTGAAAAAACAAGACCCGGTGAATATTTGCCTGTAGTGGAGAGTGATGAAGGTACTTTTATCTATAACTCAAGAGATTTATGTCTTTTGGAATACATTGACGAAATTGTCAATCTTGGAGTTGCGAGTCTGAAGATAGAGGGGAGAATGAAAAGTGCAATGTATACGGGTGTAGTCACCGGTGTTTACAGACAGGCTTTGGACAAGGCGTTAAGAGGTGAACAATTAGTGCCGGAAAAATGGATGCCTCTTTTGGAAAGTGTCAGTAACAGAGGGTATACAACCGGTTTTTTTTGCAGCAAAGCTGATGAGCAATCGATGAATTACAGCACGTCTTCCTACTACAGGAATTGTGACTTTATCGGCGTTGTTACGGATTTCGACGGAGAAACCATAAAATTTATTTGTAAAACCAAGCTTGAAAAAAATGAGAATATACATTTTCTTGATACTGATATGCGGGAGATACCGTATCAGGTTCAAAAGATTTATGATGATAGAATGAATGAGTGTGAAAGCACAAAGCCAAATTTTGGGTATTATCTTCCTGTA
- the purF gene encoding amidophosphoribosyltransferase — MIFDKFKEECGVAGVYGDSEAANLVYLCLYALQHRGQEGAGIASSDGEKINYERGQGLVADIFSEERLSKLKGDMAVGHNRYSTAGENHIKNTQPIVADISKGSIALSHNGNIVNADEIKHELVQNGAIFTSTSDSEIIIHLLAKSKKDNLIDAIISSLLKLKGAYSLLLMTKGTMIGVRDPFGFRPLILGKIRTGHVLVSETCALDLIEAEFIREIEPGEMVIINDEGIRSIYPFEKEKPKPCIFEHIYFARPDSFLFGTDVYSVRKRMGQKLAEEAPVDADVVMPVPDSGVVATLGYSEASGIPYEHGLIRNHYVGRTFIEPAQSIRHFGVKIKLNAVKSIIKGKRVIVVDDSIVRGTTSRKIVKMLREAGALEVHFRISSPPTRFPCFYGIDTPTRKELIASTHTVEEIRKYITADSLAYLSREGMFECSRNGDFCDACFSGDYPTIYKFGDDSNPRDEV, encoded by the coding sequence ATGATATTTGATAAGTTTAAAGAGGAATGTGGAGTTGCCGGTGTATACGGTGACAGCGAAGCGGCTAATCTTGTATATCTGTGCCTCTATGCTTTGCAGCACAGAGGGCAGGAAGGCGCTGGTATTGCTTCCTCTGACGGTGAAAAGATAAACTATGAAAGAGGGCAGGGACTTGTTGCCGATATCTTTTCCGAGGAAAGACTGAGCAAGCTCAAAGGTGATATGGCTGTTGGACACAATAGATATTCCACGGCCGGAGAAAACCATATAAAAAATACTCAGCCCATTGTTGCTGATATAAGCAAAGGTTCCATCGCCCTTTCACATAACGGGAATATAGTTAATGCCGATGAGATAAAGCACGAACTTGTGCAAAACGGAGCAATATTTACTTCCACATCCGATAGTGAAATTATCATCCATCTTTTGGCAAAAAGTAAAAAGGATAATCTGATAGACGCTATCATTTCCTCTTTGCTAAAACTGAAAGGAGCTTATTCTTTATTGCTTATGACAAAGGGGACGATGATAGGTGTCCGGGACCCGTTCGGTTTTCGTCCGCTTATTTTGGGAAAAATAAGGACAGGTCACGTTCTGGTCAGTGAAACGTGTGCACTGGATTTGATTGAAGCTGAGTTCATAAGGGAAATTGAACCCGGTGAGATGGTGATTATCAATGATGAGGGCATCCGAAGTATTTATCCATTTGAAAAAGAGAAACCAAAACCCTGTATATTTGAACATATATATTTTGCCAGACCGGATTCTTTTTTATTCGGTACAGATGTTTATTCAGTCAGAAAAAGAATGGGCCAGAAACTTGCCGAGGAAGCGCCGGTGGATGCCGATGTGGTGATGCCCGTTCCTGACTCAGGGGTTGTTGCAACCCTTGGATATTCTGAAGCCAGCGGAATACCTTATGAGCATGGGCTTATCAGAAACCACTATGTCGGCAGAACATTTATAGAGCCTGCCCAGTCCATCAGGCATTTTGGAGTAAAAATCAAACTCAATGCCGTTAAATCCATAATAAAGGGAAAAAGAGTGATTGTCGTGGATGATTCCATTGTAAGAGGAACCACCAGCAGAAAGATTGTGAAAATGCTAAGGGAAGCGGGAGCATTAGAGGTGCATTTCAGAATCAGTTCGCCGCCGACAAGATTCCCCTGTTTTTACGGAATTGATACTCCCACCCGAAAGGAACTGATTGCTTCAACACACACTGTGGAGGAAATAAGAAAATATATTACAGCTGATTCCCTTGCATACCTGAGCAGGGAAGGGATGTTTGAATGCTCAAGAAACGGCGATTTCTGTGATGCATGTTTCAGCGGCGATTATCCGACAATATATAAATTTGGTGATGACAGTAACCCAAGAGATGAGGTGTAA
- a CDS encoding GntR family transcriptional regulator has protein sequence MKELNIDSTPLSERIAGTIRDYILKGRIKQGERLTEPRLSKLLGISRTPIREALRILEMEGFIEIFPRRGAVVTDVTDKDVDEIFILKVKLESLAAKLAAEHLSDEDIAELEELNERMEKFADAKNVSILIKLNSEFHNLIISKCENTRLAKFLEALLRQFKRATAYSFTEAGRIQRVIEEHKEIIESFKKRDSEMAEELMAKHIQNGWQFIKSRVSGEVI, from the coding sequence TTGAAAGAGCTTAATATCGACAGTACTCCGTTAAGTGAGCGCATAGCAGGGACTATAAGGGATTATATCCTTAAAGGAAGGATTAAACAGGGTGAGCGTTTGACAGAGCCCAGACTTTCCAAACTGCTTGGCATAAGCAGAACGCCAATAAGGGAAGCTTTGCGTATTCTCGAAATGGAAGGGTTTATTGAGATTTTCCCCAGACGCGGTGCGGTTGTTACAGATGTTACAGACAAAGATGTTGATGAGATATTTATTCTAAAGGTAAAGCTGGAGTCCTTGGCTGCCAAGCTTGCCGCTGAGCACCTTAGTGACGAAGATATTGCGGAACTTGAGGAGTTGAACGAAAGAATGGAAAAGTTTGCTGATGCAAAAAATGTATCCATTCTCATAAAATTGAATTCAGAATTTCATAACCTTATCATTTCCAAATGCGAAAATACACGTCTTGCTAAATTTCTCGAAGCCCTGCTGAGACAGTTTAAGAGGGCGACAGCCTATTCTTTTACCGAAGCCGGCAGAATTCAGCGGGTGATTGAAGAGCATAAAGAGATTATTGAATCTTTTAAAAAGCGTGATTCCGAGATGGCTGAAGAGCTTATGGCAAAGCATATTCAGAATGGATGGCAGTTTATCAAATCCAGAGTAAGCGGCGAAGTTATTTAA